One genomic region from Arthrobacter sp. YN encodes:
- a CDS encoding MoaD/ThiS family protein: MLVRYFAAARAAAGVEEERHVLPEGTSLEALLEAALAVERPLPPEGTPTLDRIVARSSFLRNEVAVRDRSAPLGAQDVIDVLPPFAGG; this comes from the coding sequence TTGCTTGTCCGTTACTTCGCTGCCGCACGCGCGGCGGCCGGTGTCGAAGAAGAACGTCACGTCCTCCCGGAAGGCACCAGCCTGGAAGCGTTGCTGGAAGCCGCCCTCGCCGTCGAACGTCCACTGCCTCCCGAAGGCACTCCGACGCTGGACCGCATCGTGGCACGGAGCAGTTTCCTCCGCAACGAGGTAGCTGTGAGGGACCGTTCAGCGCCGCTTGGAGCCCAGGATGTCATCGATGTCCTGCCGCCCTTCGCCGGAGGCTGA
- a CDS encoding M16 family metallopeptidase, whose protein sequence is MTVVPLPLEQTLPGGELIHGAEGGSVVRRSVLPGGVRVLTEAMPGQRSATIGFWVAVGSRDEADGQHGSTHFLEHLLFKGTKRRTALEIASAFDEVGGESNAATAKESTCYFARVLDTDLPMAIDVIADMITGAVLDPAELEQERDVILEEIAMDSDDPTDVAHEKFVEAVLGHHPLARPIGGTPDAIKAVARDAVWAHYQRYYRPEELVITAAGGLDHDVVCDLVLDALTAAGWNLDPQAAPVNRRGTDRAVISGTSGLHVVKRPVEQANIIMGCPTIVATDDRRFVMSVLNAVLGGGMSSRLFQEIREKRGLVYSTYSFTAAYADAGYFGMYAGCTPSKVRQVLDLLGVELEKLAKEGITEEELRKAVGQLSGGIVLALEDTGSRMSRLGRAELVSGEFQDIDETLARIQAVTVEEVQDLARELAAAPRTITVVGPFEETETFGL, encoded by the coding sequence ATGACTGTCGTACCCTTGCCACTGGAGCAAACTCTTCCCGGCGGCGAATTGATCCATGGTGCCGAGGGCGGTTCCGTCGTACGGCGCTCGGTCCTTCCCGGCGGCGTGCGCGTCCTGACCGAGGCAATGCCCGGCCAGCGTTCGGCCACCATAGGGTTCTGGGTGGCAGTGGGTTCGCGCGATGAAGCGGACGGCCAGCACGGTTCCACGCACTTCCTTGAGCACTTGCTGTTCAAAGGCACCAAGCGCCGCACCGCCTTGGAGATCGCCTCGGCTTTTGACGAGGTGGGCGGCGAATCGAACGCCGCCACCGCGAAGGAAAGCACCTGCTACTTCGCCAGGGTCCTGGACACAGACCTGCCCATGGCCATCGATGTTATTGCCGACATGATCACCGGCGCCGTCCTGGATCCTGCTGAGTTGGAGCAGGAGCGCGACGTCATCCTTGAGGAAATCGCAATGGACAGCGATGACCCCACCGATGTTGCCCACGAGAAATTCGTGGAGGCCGTCCTCGGCCACCACCCCTTGGCCCGTCCCATTGGTGGAACCCCTGACGCCATCAAGGCTGTGGCAAGGGACGCGGTCTGGGCGCACTATCAGCGCTACTACCGCCCGGAGGAACTGGTCATTACCGCTGCCGGCGGCTTGGACCACGACGTCGTCTGCGACCTTGTCCTCGATGCCCTGACGGCCGCGGGCTGGAACCTCGACCCCCAGGCAGCCCCGGTCAACCGCCGTGGAACGGACCGCGCCGTCATCAGCGGAACGTCCGGCCTCCATGTGGTCAAGCGCCCAGTGGAGCAAGCCAACATCATCATGGGTTGCCCCACGATTGTGGCAACCGATGACCGACGATTCGTCATGAGCGTGCTCAACGCTGTCCTGGGTGGCGGCATGTCCTCCAGGCTGTTCCAGGAAATCCGCGAGAAGCGAGGCCTGGTGTACTCCACGTACTCCTTCACCGCGGCTTACGCTGACGCCGGCTATTTCGGAATGTACGCAGGATGTACGCCGTCCAAGGTCCGCCAGGTGCTGGACCTCCTGGGCGTCGAGCTGGAGAAGCTTGCCAAGGAGGGCATCACGGAGGAAGAACTCCGTAAGGCCGTAGGCCAGCTCAGCGGTGGAATCGTCCTGGCCCTGGAAGACACGGGATCACGGATGTCACGGCTGGGCCGGGCAGAGTTGGTTTCCGGAGAATTCCAGGACATTGACGAAACCCTTGCCCGGATCCAGGCCGTCACGGTGGAAGAAGTGCAGGACCTGGCCCGCGAACTTGCAGCAGCACCCCGAACCATCACTGTGGTGGGTCCTTTCGAGGAAACCGAGACTTTCGGCCTCTAA
- a CDS encoding DUF1579 family protein, with amino-acid sequence MDLPSSGQAAELLQDFIGHWLGITEIAASPWGSARTAEAEVVFTKAAGGYAVVQSYRHREADGTHFEGHGMFTVDRDHGDTLWYYVDSLGRSPASPVRGAWNAGTLTLDRRTADGVARHTFRVEDGVLVHTADLRLEGTPDFSPLLKSVFRKA; translated from the coding sequence ATGGATCTGCCCTCGAGCGGCCAGGCCGCGGAGCTGTTGCAGGACTTCATCGGTCACTGGCTGGGGATCACGGAGATTGCCGCGTCGCCGTGGGGGAGCGCCCGGACGGCTGAAGCGGAAGTGGTTTTCACCAAGGCTGCCGGCGGGTATGCCGTCGTCCAGAGCTACCGGCACCGCGAGGCAGACGGCACGCACTTTGAAGGGCATGGCATGTTCACTGTGGACCGGGATCACGGGGACACTCTTTGGTACTACGTAGACAGTCTGGGGAGGTCGCCGGCCAGCCCGGTCCGGGGAGCGTGGAATGCAGGCACTCTGACCTTGGACAGGAGGACTGCCGACGGCGTCGCCAGGCACACCTTCCGCGTGGAGGACGGGGTCCTGGTGCATACGGCCGATCTACGGCTGGAAGGGACACCGGACTTCAGCCCGTTGCTGAAGAGCGTCTTCCGTAAGGCCTGA